A segment of the Candidatus Babeliales bacterium genome:
TACCGCTTAAGGATTTAACTGAGGATCAGTTAGACCGGATTGAAACAAAGATAAATAATTTACCAAGGAAGTGCCTAGGTTTTAGGTCAGCCGCCGAGGCGTTTGGCGCTGAGATAGTCGCACTTCAAACTTGAATGAACCCCCCAACTACGCTATGCTCCGCCGGGGACCCCGTGTGAAATGAAATGGAACATGGACAAACACCTTAATTTTATTTGACCTGCTCTTCAGCAAAAGATTTTACAGAAATTATCGTTTTATCATGCACTTCGTGCGCTTCATGCACCGTAACATTCGCACCAAGTCTCTGTAATTTTTTTTCCAAATTTTCGTAGCCACGTTTCCAATGCGAAAGCCCAGAAACAGTTGTTACACCATGCGCAACTAATCCTGCAATGACTAACGCTGTTGAAGCGCGAATATCTGCTGCCACAACATGCGTACCATACAATTGCTCAACACCAGTAACAATTGTCTTGTTGTGCTCAATTTTTATTGATGCTCCCATTCTTACTAGTTCATGTGCGTGGTGAAAACGATTTTCAAACACCGTTTCTTCAATAACACTCGTTCCCCGTGCTACACATTGCAATGCCATCATAGGCGCTTGCAAATCAGTTGGAAATCCAGGAAACGGTCCTGTCTTAAATGAAACAGCTTTTGGTAATTGTGTTGCTTTTAAATGAATGCCTTTTCCATTTTCACCAACAGTAATCGTGTGACCCATTTCTTCTAACTTAAGCAAAAAAACATCGAGAAGATCTGCTGACGCATCGGGTAGATTAATTTCGCCTCCCGTTGCGGCTGCTGCAATAAGCAACGAACCTGCTTCAAGACGATCAAATATAATTGTGTGTTCAACAGGATTTAAAACAGCAACACCTTCAACAGTAATAGTCGCTGGAGCTTCAACTGTTATTTTTGCACCCATTTTTCGCAAGCACGCAATCAAATCTAACACTTCCGGCTCACACGCCGCGTTAATGATTTTCGTTGCGCCTTGGGCACGTGTCGCTGCCATAATGATGTTTTCTGTTGCACCCACACTAGGGTATTCTAACACTAAGCGTGCTGATCTTAATCCATCAACCTCTGCGCACAAAAAATCACCTTCATAATGTATAGCAACTCCCATCTTGGCAAAATTTTTAAGATGATAATCAATTGGTCGTTTGCCAATCGCATCACCACCTGGAAGACCTCCAATGCGTGCTTTGCCAAAACGTGCTAACAATGCACCCATGATCAAAATTGATGCACGAGTTTTTTGCATCATCATGCTACTTACGTGCCAAGAATACACCAGCGTTGTATCAACAGATAACTGATTATTTTCTGTATCAAAAAAAACAACTGCACCAAGATGGCGCAGTAATTCTATCATCTCAAATACATCTGCCGAAACAGGAACATTGTGTAAGACGGATTTTCCTGTTGTTAATACTAACGACGCAATAGTTACTAAAACAGCATTTTTTGCACCTGCAAGTTCAACAGTACCTGATAAACCACCCGCTCGCCGCTCATCCTGAGCTTGTCGAAGGAAGCCTGTCGAAGGATCAACTCTTAAATATCCATCATTTTTCGCTTGCGCAATTTTTAAAGCTTCATCATTCATGTAAAAAACTCCGCTCATATCTAGTGTTAAGAATATGAGCAGTGTACTTGAAATGAATAAAAAATTGAACGCGGTTTTTTTATTTACTTTTTTCTAAAACTCTTGGTTCTAACTTTCTCATCCCAGAGGGATAAGGATTAGCATCGATAAAATTCAAAATGTGTTGTGCACACACAGTCGCATCACAATCCGTTGAATCAACTATGAAATCATAATAGTCGCAATACTCATGAACAAAATCAATTTGTCCGCGAGCTAAACCCAATTCTCTATTACCACGTTGTTTTTCACGCTTTTCTAACTCTTGCAGACTACACATAACACCAACAAAATAAACTGTATTTTCTCGTAGTGCTGTAATGTAGTTATGCAAAGTTGTATCGCGAGTAAAAATTTCATCTATCGCTATATCATGACCAAAATCAGCAAGACATTTAATAACATATGGCATTGCATTATCAATTTTTTGTCCAAATTGACCTGTTTGAACGTGGATGACGGGATTATTTTGACTTTCAACTGTTTGTGTAAAAGAATAACCTTCATGAGCTTTAGAACCAAATTCTTTATACTCACCTGGTATCATCTTCCAAAACCAATCAATACCTGTGTGGAGTAAGGGTTTTTTACTCAACTTTTGCATTTCTTTGATAATGCTTGATTTTCCCGCCGAAGAACAGCCGTTTATGATAACGATCATGAATGTAAGTCTTTTATAGAAATTCTTTTAATAGATTAGTTTGCTATTGATGCTTCAAAAAAGCAACTATTGACTTATGACCATTGAATAAGGTACATTGAAAGAAAAAGGTTAAACCTTTAATTGAGAATATCAATGAAGAAAATCATATTGTTTACAATATTATCGCTATCCTTTTCATTGAAACTTCATTCCATGGACTACCTCAAACAAAGAAGCCCCAAAACAAGACATATCAATTCTAACTCTGCAAGATTTATCAACAAAAGCTTTGATGCAGAAACAATTAATTCCGTTACTACAGCAGAATATACGCAATTTTACAACCACTCAAGATAAGGTTAGAGCACTTGTCAAAAATGCACCTGAAGGAATCATTGAGTTGGTTAGAACACAATTTTATGAGTTGTGTAAGCCCGAACTAACAAACCTTTTGTTAAAACATCCAATAATAAGTTTTGAAGTTTCTAAAGGATCCAACTATTTTATCAGTCAGATTGAATTTGATCCATCAGGACACTATTGCATAGCCGTGAAAAAACACATCGATTACGAATGGGTAGAAAAGCAAATTGAGGTTTATACACTTCCAAATTTTAATTTAAAAACAACACTGGCAATACATTGTGACCATGTTCGATTCAGCCCACATGGAAAATTTTTAAGCACATAACACAAAGATTCTGACACTATAACATTACTCGATACACAAAATAACTTTAGCCCCTCTACATTCAATGCTCAACGGTCAGCATATGCATTCAATACCCTTGAAAGCATCTTGTTTTCCGTCAAAAAAATGGCATTTGCAAGATATGGCATTTGTGCTGTGGTAGTAAATAACAATAATGTCTTTTAAATTTTATCTTACTCATCATTATCTTCATATTT
Coding sequences within it:
- the murA gene encoding UDP-N-acetylglucosamine 1-carboxyvinyltransferase; protein product: MNDEALKIAQAKNDGYLRVDPSTGFLRQAQDERRAGGLSGTVELAGAKNAVLVTIASLVLTTGKSVLHNVPVSADVFEMIELLRHLGAVVFFDTENNQLSVDTTLVYSWHVSSMMMQKTRASILIMGALLARFGKARIGGLPGGDAIGKRPIDYHLKNFAKMGVAIHYEGDFLCAEVDGLRSARLVLEYPSVGATENIIMAATRAQGATKIINAACEPEVLDLIACLRKMGAKITVEAPATITVEGVAVLNPVEHTIIFDRLEAGSLLIAAAATGGEINLPDASADLLDVFLLKLEEMGHTITVGENGKGIHLKATQLPKAVSFKTGPFPGFPTDLQAPMMALQCVARGTSVIEETVFENRFHHAHELVRMGASIKIEHNKTIVTGVEQLYGTHVVAADIRASTALVIAGLVAHGVTTVSGLSHWKRGYENLEKKLQRLGANVTVHEAHEVHDKTIISVKSFAEEQVK